The segment GGTGCTGGAGGCCGTGGCGCGCACGTTCGAGGCCAGCGCGGGGAGCCCACGCCACCTGGCCGATCGCCTCATCGAAGCCCTGGCCGCCGGACACGCCCAGGGCGGGGACGCACGCGTGGGCCGCAAGCAGTCGGCGGCGGTGATCGTGGCCGATCCCCGGCCGGGGCGGTCACGCCGCAGTGACGGCGTCACGGCGCACATCAACGTGTGTGAGCACCCCGAGCCGGTCGGCGAGCTGCGCCGGATCTACGACACCATCAGCCAGACCTTGGGGTTCCGGGTGCTGGAGCAGGTCAGCGGCAACGACATCTGGCAGCTGAAGGTGATGCTGCACGAGCTCGGGTACCTGCAGGGGGCGGCGCCCGAGCTGGACGACGCGGGACGCCTCTACGACGAAGCGGCCGTCGCGGCGGTGGAGCGCTTCCGGGCCGACGCGGGACTCAACACCGCGGCATCGGGATCGCCGGCCGGACTGGTGGACGGACCGGCGGTGGAGGCGCTGTGGGCCGCGCTCGAAGCGCGCGGGCGCGCGGACGCCGTACGGGAGCGCCTGCTGGAGGTGACGGCGGTCCGACGCTGACCCGTTCCGACGCGGGGCGGGTCCTATTCGGAGTCGACGCGCTTCCCCTCGACCGCGTCGACGAGCCGGTCGAACTGCCGCTCCGTGCTCCACAGCCGGAGCACCTCGGGAGAGCCCACCGCGACCTCGGGCCCCCGGGCGCGCTCGAGCGCGGCTCCCAGCGCGGTGGCCCAGGCTTCGGGGGTGTCCTCCGTCAGGAGGATGTGCCCACCGGCGCGACGGAGGAGACGGGCCGACTCCCCCTCGTCGTCCACCAGCGCGATGATCGGCTTCCGGGTGCCCAGATACTCGTAGAGCTTGTTCGGGACCTGCGCGGGTTGACCGAGCGCCAGCAGGATGGGGAAGTCCGCGTCGGCGAGCGTGCGTAGCGCCTCCTCCCGCGCCTGCCAGGGCTCGAAGGACGTCTCGCCCGCCACGCCCAGGCCACGGGCGACCTGCCGCAGATCCTCCTGGTGCCGCTCCGACCCCACGCCGACGAAGCGGACCCGCAGTGCGGAAGGCTCGGTCTCACGCGCGACCACGCGCCCCAGGCCCTCCAGGAGCGCCTGCGCCGAGCGCGAGCCGTACAGCGTCCCCAGGTGGAGCAGGCAGGGTCGGCGTCGCGGCGACGTCGCGCCCTCCGCGATCTGGTCGATGCCGTTGCGCACGAGGAGGAGCCTCGACGCGCTGGCGGGTCCGTACCGTTCGGCCATCTCCTCCAGCAGGCGGCGGGTGCCCACGACGACGCGGTCCGCGGAACGGACCACCAGCGCCTCCATCCGGCGCTCCATCCGGTCGGTCCACTCCGTGCGCGGCTTGAGGTTGACCGGGTTGTTGGTCCACGGATCGCGGAACTCCGCGATCCAGGGCACCCCGGTCAGGCGGTGGAGGACCCAGGCGGCCAGGTGGCTCGAGAAGGGCGGAGCCGTGCTGTAGAGGACGTCGAAGGCATGCCGGCCCAGCGCGAGGCCGTGGACGGCCGCAGCGAGCCCGAACCCCTGCTCGTCGTCCGGCAGGAAGAGCAGCGATCGTCCCAGGTGCCGCGGTCCCCGACCCTGACGCTTCTCCGGCGGCGTGCCGCGCACGGCCGGGCCGAGGTCATGCTCGCCGTTCCCGGCGCGCCCCAGCCGGGTCCGGAGCCGGATCCACAGGAAGCGGGGGCTCCGGGGGTAGCGGATGGCGCGAACGTCCAGGTCGGCCGTCCGCAGCCGCATGCCCCGCTCCCCCTCGACGGCAGGCGCCGTGAGCACCGTGACGTGGTGGCCGCGGGCCACCAGGGCCTGGGCGATCTTCTCGGCCCGCATCGATCCCGAGGCCGGAAACGGGGGATAGGCATGTGCGAGGAGGAGGACACGCAGTCGCGCGCCCGCCGCCTCCTGGGCGGACCGCCCACCGCTGGGGCCGGCCCATGCGCCAGGCGCGGCCAACTCCAATGTCGGTGGGTTGCCCCGTTCGGTGTCGATCACGCGACCGTTCCGCCTCTCTGGCGCTCGGGTGCTCAGGGTGACCACGGTGTTGTCACGGGGGTAGCTCGAAGCTAAGTGCAAGTCCTGCGCCGTTGAAAGGCCCGGGTCCGGCAGAGGCCGGGGGGGCCCGGCGGCGGACAACCCCCGGGCGCGGCGGACGCATCGGAAGCCGGCACAGTCGACTCTCCAGGAGGCTCAGCATGAGGATGGTGACGAGGGCGGCGATCCTGTCCGGTGTGGCGCTCGCGGTGACCGGGGTGGAGGCCAGCGGACAGGCGGTTCCCCGCCTGGTGCGCGAGGCCCGCTTCGCCGAGGGCTTCGGACTGGTCAACCGCGCCCGCGAGCTGCCGGACGGGCGGGTGCTCGTGGCCGACCCCCTGTCGAAGACCCTGCAGGTCGTCGATTTCGCCTCCGGTCGCAGCGAAGCCATCGGGCGCGAAGGCCAGGGGCCGGAGGAGTACCGGCAACCGGACGCGGTCCACGCGCTGCCGGGAGGACGCACCCTGCTGGTCGACCTCGGGAACGCGCGTCTGACCGAGCTCGGTCCCGATCTCTCGTTCGGGCGGACCCATCCGCTGGCCACGGGGAGCCCCGGCCCGGGCGGGAACTTCGAGCCGCGCCTCCCCGCCGCCGTGGATGGCGAGGGCCGCGTCTACTACCAGGCGATGGGGATGTCGCCCGGTGGGCAGCTGCCCACCCACGCGCAGGTCAAGCGCTGGGATCTGACCACCGGCGCCGTCGAGGTGGTGGGCGAGGTGGCCCTCCCCGACCGCGAGGACCGCGTCTCCGGCGGGCCCAACAACCAGCAGCGACAGATCCGGCAGATCCCGCTGGCCGCCGCCGACGGGTGGGCGGTCGCCCGGGACGGCCGGGTCGCCTTCGTGCGCTCCGGCTCGACCTGGCACGTGGAGTGGGTCGGCGCGGGCGCGGGGCCGGTGACGGGGCCCCCCGTGCGCTACCAGCCGGTCCGCATCGGGACGGCGGAGAAGCGCGAGTGGGTCGAAACGGCCGCGCAGCGCGGCGGCGGTGTGGGCATCTCCGTGGAGATGGACAACGGCAGCGTCCGGACCAGCTTTGCGCGCGGCGGGGGCAGCCGTAGCGCGATCGACGACTACACGTGGCCGGAGACCAAGCCGGCCTTCGAGCCCGGCGACATCCAGGTGGACCCCCAGGGACGCGTGTGGGTGCGGCTGCACCGCGAGGCGGGCGAGGCCCCCCTGTACGCGATCGTCGATGCGAACGGCCGGCCTCTGGGCGAGGTGGAGCTGGAGCCGGACCGGCGACTCATCGGGTTCGGGGACGGCACGGCCTACGTGGTGCACGTCGACGACATGGACCTGCAGTACCTGGAGCGCTACCGGCTCGAGGGGTAGCCGGTCCGCGCTCTGCGGGGGCCGACCGGTCCGCGACCCGCGGGCAGGTCCACCGCCCGCCCGGACCCACGCGTCTCGACCGCGGGGCGGTGCGCCCTATCTTGTGGGGTGCACCGCCTCGCCGTCGCCGCGCTCGTGGCCCCGCTCCTGGGGTCCGTCCCCCTCGCGGCCCAGGAGCCGTTCGTCGGACCCCTGGGCGTGAGCGAGCGCAATCCCTTCTATGAGCTCTTCTATGTCCCCGTGCTCGAGACGGCGGACGTGCTTCCGGCCGGGGCGCTGCGCCTGGACGTGACCCACGCCTACTCGAACATCTTCGAGTGGGGCGAGAGCGACGCGGCCGAGCAGTACTTCGATCTCGAACGCCTGACGAGCACGTGGACCCTCCGGCACGCCCTGGGGTCGGCCTGGGAGATCGGCGGCCGCATGTCCGTGCAGGCGTCATGGGGCGGGTTCCTCGATCCGCTGGTCGAGGGGCTCCACGACGCATTCGGCCTTCCCAACGGCGATCGCGAACGGGTGCGACAGAACCAGTACGGCGTGGAGCTGCGCGACCGTCGGGGCGATCTCGTCTATCGCGCGCCCCGGCGCACGATCTCGTTCGAGGATCCGCAGGTGTTCGTGAAATGGGGAGCGCGCCGCAGCGACCGGGGAGCGCTGTCGGTGCGCGCCACGACCGAGCTGCCCCTCGGTCAGGACGGTACCGGCACGGGCCGGGCGGACGCGGCGCTCGAGGTGCTGGCGCGGCGCTCCTGGACCCGGTGGCACCTGCACGGCATGGCGGGGGTGACCACGGTCAACGCACCGGAATGGGCGCGTCCCTGGGCCCACCGCGCCGCGACGTACCTGGCGCTGGCGACGGAGCGGACGTTCGGGCCCACTTCGCTGCTGGCGCAGTGGGCGCTGTCGACCCCCTATCTGGGAGACACGGGCATCGACGAGCTGGACGACCTGCCGTCGCTGCTCACGGTCGCCGTCGCCGGACAGCGCCGGGCGTGGCGGTGGGCGCTCGGATTCGTGGAGGACGTGCCCCCCAACGGTCCATCCGTGGACTTCACCGTTCACCTGCAGCTCTGGCGCGCCTGGCCGTAGCCGCCGCCACCGGAGGATTCCGTGCGACCCGTGTTGTTCCGCTTTCCCGACGGTTTGCCGCTCATCGGCGGCGCCGAGGTGCAGTCCTTCGGCATCCTGCTCTTCCTCTCCTTCATCGCCGCGGGGATCGTGGCGCGGCGCGAGCTGGATCGGCTGGGAGAGGATGGAGAACGGATGAGCGACCTGGTCTTCTGGGCGCTCATCGGCGGGATCGTGGGGGGCAAGCTCTACTTCGTGCTGACCAACCCGGGCATGCTGGCGGGGGGCGCCGGCGCGCTGTT is part of the Gemmatimonadota bacterium genome and harbors:
- a CDS encoding DUF1028 domain-containing protein, coding for MRRRHASLLPLVLTALPVPTSLVAQEPVLWGSGPDPVFSTFSIAAVDPRTGESGVAVTTRVPCVGNGVPWVRAGVGAVATQANTRTEYGNELLDLLAQGLSPEEALTRAVAGDEGRDRRQVGVVDLQGRTAQHTGSGANDWKGHRSGPNYATQGNLLVGPEVLEAVARTFEASAGSPRHLADRLIEALAAGHAQGGDARVGRKQSAAVIVADPRPGRSRRSDGVTAHINVCEHPEPVGELRRIYDTISQTLGFRVLEQVSGNDIWQLKVMLHELGYLQGAAPELDDAGRLYDEAAVAAVERFRADAGLNTAASGSPAGLVDGPAVEALWAALEARGRADAVRERLLEVTAVRR
- a CDS encoding glycosyltransferase family 4 protein → MIDTERGNPPTLELAAPGAWAGPSGGRSAQEAAGARLRVLLLAHAYPPFPASGSMRAEKIAQALVARGHHVTVLTAPAVEGERGMRLRTADLDVRAIRYPRSPRFLWIRLRTRLGRAGNGEHDLGPAVRGTPPEKRQGRGPRHLGRSLLFLPDDEQGFGLAAAVHGLALGRHAFDVLYSTAPPFSSHLAAWVLHRLTGVPWIAEFRDPWTNNPVNLKPRTEWTDRMERRMEALVVRSADRVVVGTRRLLEEMAERYGPASASRLLLVRNGIDQIAEGATSPRRRPCLLHLGTLYGSRSAQALLEGLGRVVARETEPSALRVRFVGVGSERHQEDLRQVARGLGVAGETSFEPWQAREEALRTLADADFPILLALGQPAQVPNKLYEYLGTRKPIIALVDDEGESARLLRRAGGHILLTEDTPEAWATALGAALERARGPEVAVGSPEVLRLWSTERQFDRLVDAVEGKRVDSE
- a CDS encoding DUF3187 family protein — its product is MHRLAVAALVAPLLGSVPLAAQEPFVGPLGVSERNPFYELFYVPVLETADVLPAGALRLDVTHAYSNIFEWGESDAAEQYFDLERLTSTWTLRHALGSAWEIGGRMSVQASWGGFLDPLVEGLHDAFGLPNGDRERVRQNQYGVELRDRRGDLVYRAPRRTISFEDPQVFVKWGARRSDRGALSVRATTELPLGQDGTGTGRADAALEVLARRSWTRWHLHGMAGVTTVNAPEWARPWAHRAATYLALATERTFGPTSLLAQWALSTPYLGDTGIDELDDLPSLLTVAVAGQRRAWRWALGFVEDVPPNGPSVDFTVHLQLWRAWP